GCTCTTTTTATTCCGCAAATTATAACTTTATTAAAAACTAAAACAGCGAAAGGCGTATCGCTCATCACTTTTGCAGGCTTTAATGTTATCCAGCTTTTCACGATGCTGCATGGGTTACTCACCGAAGATTATTTACTCGCGGGTGGATATCTTTTAAGTATTATCACCTGTGGCACAGTTTCACTATTGATTATTTATTATCGGTATATGAAAAGGAATTTTAGGGAATAAATAAACATGCACAACAAACCCTCACTGTTTGATATACCCTGCAATATCCTATTCCTCCTTCCTTATTCCGACAACGCAGCACTGGCTAACAAACATCAAAAAATAAATGACCTCTATTTAATTCGAGCAGTAGTTGATTTTGCGGTAAAAGCCCTAGAACTTTTTGTCGCTGGAAATTTACCTGCATTTGATCCGCAAGTAGGTGAAAATCTTTGCCAAATCAGGGCCTACAAAATTATTCATCTTAGCAAGAAATGGCTCTGCTCAGCGGCAACAACTGCTGAATTTATGCAAGAAATTGAGCATATTAAATCTTATAAACATCAAATTGAAAATGTGATCAATGACTGGGAGAATACCCTTAAACATGCAGCTACTTATAACTGTAATCTTGATGCTGTTGAAAAAACGAGTGAATTTCTCAGTCGACACCAACTCTTGTTTCCCCTGCAAAGAGAATACGCTTTTATCATTGCCTGTTGCTTTCTAACCCATTTTAGTATTCGTAAAGACCACATTCCGATTGCGGTAAACTTAGAACATATTGCGCGAGAATTTCATATTTCTAAATACCGAGCCAAGCGCCTTAGCCACCGATATCAACAACTTATTTGCGAATTAGGGTGTGATTTTATCCAAGAAATCGCGCAAGAGTTACCTGCCCAATTCGGTTATCCAGACATTTTACCTAAACTTTGTCAAATAGCAGACGAAGACAGAATGGTTTTACCTTGCTACACTGTGAGTGAAATCATTTTTTACCACAGTATCCAACAAAAAATACCGGTTTTATTAATTGTGAAGCGCTTAAACCAATCCTCAGCAACCACACCAGACGTTATTTATTTCTTACTTCTTGGTAAAGAAGAATCAACAGATTATGACCTGGTAAGCTGTAATTCCTATTTGGAGGAACATTGCCTGATCGTTGCAGGGGAAATGCTTTATGAAGAGGAATCGATTAAAAATTATATCAACCGCGTCTTAACAGAAAATCCGTTAAAAATAATTTTAGCTAATACAGCCAGTCATCCGCAGTATTCAGGAAAACGGTTGGAAGCATTAAGGGATGACCCTTTTTCATGGCTCCAGAATAATGCTTTGATAGCTCGGCATGCAAAAAACTTAACAAATCTGAGGCGTTTTGCTTTAGAGGCTGGTTGCTCAAAAGAAAATCAAACTATGTTTTTCTTAAAACACATTTATGTTAATAAACTAAAGGATGAGATAAAGCAATTGCACACTCAGTATCCTGGCGAGGCTTTTGAAGCTCATGCAATGCTGAATCCATAAAATAGACTTCTATCCAGGAGAATTTATGGCTTTGAATTACGATAGTCTTCTTAAGCAGTTTGATTTGTACAGGCAAATTATTGAGCGGATGCCCGTACATATCTATTGGAAAGATAATCAATTTCGCTACTTAGCTTGTAATGAACTGCAAGCCAGAAGCGCGGGACTTTCTTCGCCAACAGAAATCGTCGGCAAAACTGACTTTGAGCTTTATCCGAAAAGGCAAGCCTATGAAATTAGAAAAAACGATATGGAAGTCATTGCTACAGGCTTACCTTGTATCTTTGAAGAAGAGGGTTTAGAACTTGGTAATATACATTCTATCTATTTGACGCAGAAAATCCCCTTATTCAATAACGAAGGTGAAATCATTGGTTTGGCAGGAATTTCCATCAACATTACCGAAAGGAAGGCACAAGAAGAAAAAAACCGAATTGAAAAAGAAGAAGCTGAGCTTACTTTGGCCAGTATCCTCGACAATTTGCCAGGTCATGTCTACTGGAAAAATACAGATTCGGTCTATCAAGGTTGTAATTTTGCCCAAGCAAAATCAGCAGGCTTTTCTCACCCAAAATTGATGATAGGGAAAACTGACTATGAAATGCCTTGGAGTCATGATGCCCACTCGCTCAGGGAATCTGACTTAGCAGTAATGAATAGCCGGCAAACGTTGACCCGTGAAGAAGCATCTCAGCTTGCTAATTCCGACGAGGTGTCTATTTTCTTATCCAAGAAATCCCCTTTATTTAATAAAAATGGTGAAGTTGTTGGGATTTTAGGGATTTCTTTTGATATCACCGAACGCAAAAAGATAGAAGAAGCGCTGAGTAAATCGCAAATTGCTGCCGAGGCAGCCAATCAAGCCAAAACAGAATTTTTACGCAACATGGAGCATCAACTTAGAACACCGTTTAGCGGCATCTATAGTATGGTTGAGTTTTTGGCTGAGACAGAAGCTGATCTTGAGAGAAAAGAACAGCTTGAAATTACTTACCTTTCAGCCAAAGAATTTATAGAATTCCTTGACGATATATTAGATTTTACCCGTAATCCTTCAGAAAATTTACCCATACTTGCTAAGAAATTCGACCTAAAAAAAATCATTGAAAAGATTATTTGCATGGAAAGGGCAGCTGCAACCATTAAACAACTCGATCTAAATAGTGATTATCCAAACGATATACCCACTGTTTTTATTGGTGATCCACCCCGGATTCAACGCATCATCATGAACTTATTAAGCAACGCGATTAAATTTACGGATAAAGGCAGCATTCAAGTGAGTGTGAGGATGGGGAAACAAATTGACGAACGAAATTTTATACTGCAATTATTAGTTGCAGATACCGGTATCGGTATATCCCCAGATAAGCAAAATCTCATCTATGAAAAATTCTACCGCCTACATCCAGCGAATCAAAACAAATACAAAGGAGCAGGTTTAGGTTTGCATATTGTTAAGCAGCTTGTCGAAGAGTTGGAGGGAGAAATTGATGTTATCAGCAGCCCTGAAACAGGAACGACTTTCATCTGTACACTGCCTTTTAAACGACCTTTACTTGACGAGATAGTTGACTGACAGCTTATTGGATACTCAACACTGTCACCAGTTCTATCAGGGAGATTCTTCGCTATGCCCAGGACGACATAACCGTTACAATTCTTTTCAACTTAAAAATTGTCAAGTTCAGCCAACAATTGTATAAATAACGTTTTAGTACTGATGGAATTGATGTTAGATTAATCTTAATCCCAAAGGATAGCGTTAATTGAAAGGAAAATGAATGACTCATCCTATCCACGTGCTTGTAGTAGAAGATACTCTCATTGCCCAGATGGTTGCTAAAGCACAATTAGCAAAACTTGGCTGCCTTGTGGATATCGCATCAAATGGAAAAATTGCCTTGGAAAAAACAATGACCTTTTCTTATGATCTCATTTTAATGGACATCGGACTAGGCGAAGGGCCGGATGGTTTTGAAGTCGCTACTTTAATTAAAAAACAAAGCACTATCAATAAAAACACACCAATCATTGCTGTTACCGCGCATGGCGAACCTGATTATGCTAAAAAAGCGCTCGCTGTCGGGATAGAAAGATATTTTAACAAACCATTTACCCCGGCCAGTGCTAAGGCAATTCTTTATCATCTTGAAAACAAGTCACTAGAGGCATGTGAATAAGAGCGGTTGCTTATATCCGCTCCTATACCACGGCTCGGATATTTAACTTAAACCTTGCACCCGATTACCTGATTAGATTTGAATAAGAGCTGTCTATTTCCAACTGCGGGTTACCTACTCAGTTAGATTGGCTGCTTGCAGCACGTTCGCGAATGTACTTCAAAGCAAAATCCAAACGTGATAGTGTGCGTTGCTTGCCCAGTAAATTGAGCGTCATTGCTATAGCCGGCGACACGCTGCTGCCGGTTACAGCTACGCGAAGTGGTTGAGCAATTTTACTCATATTAACATCAAATTCAGCACTTACATCATTGATGCACTGCTGCAATGATTCACTATCCCAATGCTCAAGCTGATGCAGTAACTTATAGAGCGCTTCCAATGGTTCTAATACGACAGGGCGTAAGTGTTTTTTCACTGCATCGTTATCATATTCAATCGCATCCTCATAAAAATAACGGCTTCCATTACATATCTCAGCTAAAGTCTTATAACGCTCTGCTTGGATAGAAACCAATTCAGTCAAGGATGGGCCATTTCCTGTATCAATACCTTGACTTTGAAAATGCCATTGCAGAGCTTGGGCAACCGTCTCAGGCGGATCATTTTTTTGATAATGTTGGTTTAACCAATACAGTTTATCGTAATTAAAGCTTGATACCCCTCGGCTAACATTTCTCAGATCAAAATATTCAATCATTTCGTCAATGCTGAAAATTTCCTGGTCTTTGTAGGACCAGCCCAGGCGCACAAGATAATTCAATAAAGCATGAGGTAATACCCCTAATTCTTTAAATTGCAAAACGCTTACCGCACCATGCCTTTTGGATAGGCGTTTACCGTCATCACCCAGAATCATTGGTAAATGGGCAAAAACCGGTATGGGTGCATTAAGCGCATTGAATAAGTTAATTTGCCGGGGAGTATTATTAATATGGTCATCGCCACGGATTACATGGGTAATTTGCATATCCCAATCATCAATGACCACAGCAAAATTGTA
The genomic region above belongs to Legionella micdadei and contains:
- the gltX gene encoding glutamate--tRNA ligase; translated protein: MVVRTRFAPSPTGFLHVGGVRTALFSWLYAKHHKGQFVLRIEDTDQERSTQESVQAILDGMAWLGLDHDEGPYYQTERYSRYQKIAEQLLNEGKAYRCVCSKERLDALRESQLAAKQKPRYDGHCRDKNLPVGNEPYVIRFRNPQTGVVSFSDVVYGNINVENSELDDLILIRSDGHPTYNFAVVIDDWDMQITHVIRGDDHINNTPRQINLFNALNAPIPVFAHLPMILGDDGKRLSKRHGAVSVLQFKELGVLPHALLNYLVRLGWSYKDQEIFSIDEMIEYFDLRNVSRGVSSFNYDKLYWLNQHYQKNDPPETVAQALQWHFQSQGIDTGNGPSLTELVSIQAERYKTLAEICNGSRYFYEDAIEYDNDAVKKHLRPVVLEPLEALYKLLHQLEHWDSESLQQCINDVSAEFDVNMSKIAQPLRVAVTGSSVSPAIAMTLNLLGKQRTLSRLDFALKYIRERAASSQSN
- a CDS encoding SemiSWEET family sugar transporter, with product MSLTEQLVQFGFSISLLANAALFIPQIITLLKTKTAKGVSLITFAGFNVIQLFTMLHGLLTEDYLLAGGYLLSIITCGTVSLLIIYYRYMKRNFRE
- a CDS encoding response regulator; amino-acid sequence: MTHPIHVLVVEDTLIAQMVAKAQLAKLGCLVDIASNGKIALEKTMTFSYDLILMDIGLGEGPDGFEVATLIKKQSTINKNTPIIAVTAHGEPDYAKKALAVGIERYFNKPFTPASAKAILYHLENKSLEACE
- a CDS encoding PAS domain-containing sensor histidine kinase translates to MALNYDSLLKQFDLYRQIIERMPVHIYWKDNQFRYLACNELQARSAGLSSPTEIVGKTDFELYPKRQAYEIRKNDMEVIATGLPCIFEEEGLELGNIHSIYLTQKIPLFNNEGEIIGLAGISINITERKAQEEKNRIEKEEAELTLASILDNLPGHVYWKNTDSVYQGCNFAQAKSAGFSHPKLMIGKTDYEMPWSHDAHSLRESDLAVMNSRQTLTREEASQLANSDEVSIFLSKKSPLFNKNGEVVGILGISFDITERKKIEEALSKSQIAAEAANQAKTEFLRNMEHQLRTPFSGIYSMVEFLAETEADLERKEQLEITYLSAKEFIEFLDDILDFTRNPSENLPILAKKFDLKKIIEKIICMERAAATIKQLDLNSDYPNDIPTVFIGDPPRIQRIIMNLLSNAIKFTDKGSIQVSVRMGKQIDERNFILQLLVADTGIGISPDKQNLIYEKFYRLHPANQNKYKGAGLGLHIVKQLVEELEGEIDVISSPETGTTFICTLPFKRPLLDEIVD